AGTGACGTGTTCTTTTATTGACTGGATTGTGGATTCCGGGATTTTGTTCGCCGGTTGGTGTCGCCCTCTGCGATCGCCTTCTGTAATACCACTGTCCGTCTTTTTTTCTACTGATATTTTCACGTATTTCTCTCCTATGGATAATGTGTTTAGGAACATGACTTTACACACGTTTATTTCGCGATCTTTAACCTCTAAACTGTATCTGTAGTTGAACTTCCTTCTGTCTTCTTGCCAAGAACTATTAACTTTGGTTCTCACTTTTAATTCTTTGGTGACTCTGTTCGCGACAAACTGCCTCCTCTGTTCCCAATTATTACATTTCTTCCAGAAATCGTCGAATATTTGTTGTCTACTCGCTTCGGTGAGTCTGTCGTAACATTTCGCTCTGCATTTGCACGGTGGTTTCAGCACACGTCCTCCCATTTCCGTAACTTTCTTCGCGACATGCGAATGATATGGCAGCCCTTCTAGTCTAGCTTTCTTCGTGACATTCTTCTTCCAGTTTTCTTCGTTTCGTCTTCTCTTCTTACCCTTTTCAAGTGGTTCTTCGTTTGCGTTGTTGTGGATGCTATCCATGGGTTCAAATTTAACAGAGTGTACTACTCCGACTCCTGTAGTAAGTTCTACGTAGGGCTCTATATAGTGGTAATCTGAATTCTCATACATTTTGGGGTTTAAATTTAAAGCTTCATTaggtgtttaattttttaagggTTTTCGTATTGATTAATGTACAGATGCTTTTTTTACAACGATATATTTATGTCATGCTCCGGATTCGAATTCACTCCGcgacaaattatattttactcaGTGTCAGGGTGTACCTAAAAAAAAGAGAAGCAGTTTAATAACTATATTTTCATACATTGTAAATCGTTATTTTTGCATCACCTTTCTACTAGGAACCACTGAATACTGAAGTTTTAAAAGGATGAGTAATACATAGGTAGCCGATTGGTTCTTCCTCTATCATTACTGACGTCTGCAAAAAATATCAGGATGGAGTACCACCATCCGTACGGACAATTTTTGACGCGTTTTGAGGCAAGAGAACAGGGTGAAGGAGCCTGGTGCGTTGACCAGATCCGCTCGCGTTGTGAATTCGTTTCAGAATGTTGAGGTGATGGAGAGAGACATTGATGCTCTGGATGACCACAACCCTCAGTGATGCGGATTAAAGAAGTCTTCTGTTAAACTACCactacataaatttaaaactatttacattACATCTTAACTGTCGTTGATCGTGTGTCCTGATATTTCAAACACCAAGCGAAATGGTGGTTTCATCCAAAAATGACGGTGATCTCTGACCGCTGGTTAGGCTCTAAGCTAGTCTCGTCAGAATGTATACTAAAAAAATCATGTCGAAAACCCAACCAGATTAAACAGGATTCAAAAACATTAGGTAAGAATATCAAATCAATTAGCAATGAACGTGCCACTATTTGTTCAGATTTTCTattaatcataatttattatttatgtacatgtTCGTAAATGCTCACGGTTAGCATTCTAGTAATGCTGGATGAGTGTCGTTTTGACTTGTAAAAAATCTACTACTATAGTATATACCAAAATTATAAACGAACAACGagcatttattatattattgtagttTTTCAAACTTCACAGAAATTTTATCAGGATTACAAGGTCGCACATTTGACTTAGAAGTCACGCGAAAATCAATCCTCACACAATCACTTAGTGTTGAGTTGGTGTTATTAAATTACTCAGACATATAACCTTTTGGTTCTGAGCAGTTAAATCTTTGTAATCAGTTTTGAATATGacgtttaaatttttgtttgaaCATAACAAAGTAACTTTTCATTAGCCGcagttatatataaattataaagtagCATTATTCGCTTTGTAATTATCTCTTACCTTATTTCGTTAATAAATCCTTATTTCATTAAGAATTTTATTCACGAAACGCGTCTAGGCACAGCTGTGTGTTTTCACTCACTAATTTTGAAAGCGGGGAGTCCGGATAGCTCGGCCGGAGCGATGCTAATACTGCATCTCGTTCTAGCGCATGTCAAAAAGTATCTGTTGTCCCTTTCGCACAGAGCCATAAGGTCGCTTGTCGACAAAATGTCGATCGACGCAGAGCGAGTAAGTCTGATGTTGAAATAAATCGTTGTCGGATTTTAGCGCGGCGCGGCCGGGCGGCCGTGGCTTTGGCGCGTACTACTACACGTCAGAGGCTAAAGGTCGAATCTGTTATTTACATACTTAAATTACATGAAtaccatatttttattataattaatattatacacttaatattctGTTTGTACAAAAATCTTTCTGAAATAAAGTGTGTTTTCCTTAAGCCACGTCCAGCagtccaaattttttttattaattattcaaaaGTATGTTTTCTTTTAATGGTCGCATGTGCGTATAAAATACCTACATTAGAACCtagaaaaaatacatattgaaTTTGTATAAGTTGTGGATATTGGACTTGATGTTTCTATTTTTTTGCATATGCGTGTCTAATACTGACTATTGCAGGAAGACAATAGATTCTTGTAGAAACGCTGCGTTGTTGTAAGTTAACACCCAGCAATGAAGCCTGCGTCAGGCATGCACCCGCGTCAACatacttcaatatttttttaagggattttataacctggtaactgagacctttaagtcatgtctttttttaatttatattcatatttttatgaaatgaaatgggatgaaatataatctcagtaaaatggtggtaatttactaagattttttcagtggactttttggaggatcccgagaagttacgccAAGCGGCTTtgcttcattttcccacatttgtgcactttcacagatatgaaatagttaataaaccaccattattacacatttaaacccgaagaaacactaaatagacaaaataaaacaaatcacacaacttcactcatcgcgttcccgccaaaaagtccaacatACTTCAATATTCTGACAAACTCACAGATTATGAGCCAACGATTATGATTGTGAGATAAATGGGGCGAATCTGCATTCTCcagtataaattattttaatccaaatatttttttggtatacTTGTAAGTAAGCAATAGCGAACAAAATCGAAGGAATTGTTAGCATGGTAAACATTACCGGCGtaaatatttagaaaagttaattaaaaaaatatttaaatatgtatatgggtcgtcgtggcctaatggataagacgcccggtgcaatcgtgtcgagcgatgcaccgatgttcgaatcccgcaagcgcgtaccaatttttctaatgaagtacgtaaTTAGCAAAgattcacaattgacttccacggtgaaccaGTAATAtcggtaattactggtggtaggccgactcagtaggtaccaccaccctacctatttctaccgtgaagcagtaatgcgtttcggtttgaagggtggggcagccattgtaactatactgagaccttagaactcgtatctcaaggtgggtggcggcatttacgtggtagatgtctatgggctctggtaatcgCCTTacatcatgtgggctgtgagctcatccactcatctatgcaataaaaaaatagaatactCTAGCAGGGCTCTGACTGGCCACCAGCTGAGTTCATTACCGTGTCGGTTCTTGCCAAGAATATGTGCTTGTTTTCGGAAACGACGGTAGAGgtagtatttaatattttgtcgttcaacaatacaaattttaattgaaatgcctTCCTGCACTAATAGCAGTGTAGTGGCGGTGGCGTAATGAAACATAAATATGTCGACATTTTTTAGGCGGGAGGAAATCGCGAGAATATCACTCCCACTTTTTCGACTGTCCGTACTAAGGAGGCAAATGATGAAGAGCTTGGAAACTTCTGACTCCAGCACTAGGAATTAGGAATTTACAAAAATGAATCAATAGAGATACTAGACCGTTCTTAATGAATTTCACGAAACTCAAAATTTTCAACTTGGACCCTTTTGTAAATTTTCCCAAACCATAATTGAATGATACCGGGCGTTAAATAGAAAAAGCGGTGTGATCCAAAGACGATTTCTCGATAACGATACGAATACTTTCGCGCTCGCCCCTCTGATGATCCGATATTATGTGGCGAAACGGCAATCGAAACGGTCGCCCGTGTCGCTTCGACTGTTCGTTCCAACAATTTTGTTGACGTCCATTTTAGTTACTACTAACATCACTAAATAAATACCGTTTGTTTACTTCTATTTAgtattgtttattatatatttggaatggttttcaataaatatttgtacTTATTTAAAATCTTTGTTACTCAAATGTTAGTAGACTTACCTTTCAGAATCCGACATCCTAATCACTAATTAATTACTGCCTTGTAATAACCACTAGATAATTATTTCGTTTTCGTTTAGATTCGTTCATTATTTAACAAACAGAATGCAGTTTTATATGAATTCGAACATGAGTGGCGTCAGAGCCGGCGGCCGTGAGACTGAGACGGTCGGGCCCCGGCCGGCGCGCCGCCGGGTGTCCGGAGCggccatagagttactattctaactggagtgcttacttcgtttgacataaaaactaaaaatatgttttatctctatggcttaaagtttatttttaaatagcaaaagatgtaaggaaaaacggtctgaaaagagaatgattattaagtggtggtgtccctctcgcacattttacaaacaaaaagcagtgttgctagcttagaggattttccataaaatctcggaatttggaccccgtcttcgttatcaaaaatggcttttagtggttagtggattttttagtagcttgggtgttgttgaaaattatcgaaaagtttaaaatcaatccactttacaggattttaaacattttatgacaataatatatctaaatacatattatttaaacgaagtgacttaaacttaactagaaaatgttgcgagaatttagaatttccatcaacgtcaaaaattaaattggttcaaaataaacgtacaaagttatggtgaaattagtttctgatgatgacaatttattaaaataaaaaaaaagtgtgtgtgtccgctccgacgcacgactggagtttactggatataaaaaattaaacgaaacaatacgagaaatagttctatattacgacaacacgatacactacagattattaacaaattaacgagacactgCCTTATTCGTCTGATcgctgccttattcgtgctgccgttccactctctcgtcctgatcgtcgaacgacgaccgggtatcgaagagtttggcggtatatgtcagcagattgggatggattgcgtgaattttacgcatcctacccatgggggcggttctgcttttcctctgctgatcctgacgtctgtgcggaccgtcttaaagacgtggtgctccaggggatggaattgtttattccctcctctgaagtgcccgttgggggtcgcagcagaccctggtataacaatgccagcagggatgctgcacacctcaagcggtccgcatacgtggcatgggataatgccaggagacgtcaggaccctaacatctcagaggaaaggcggaaatataacgccgcttccaggtcctacaagaaggttattgccaaggcgaagtcggagcacgttgctagaattggcgagcgactgaagagctatccctctgggagccgtgctttttggtcgctcgccaaagctgcagaaggaaacttttgcaggtctagtctcccaccactacgcaagtctgatgacagtctggcccatagtgcgaaagagaaggctgaccttctggtcaaactcttcgcctcgaactcgactgtggacgacgggggtgccacaccaccgaacatcctccggtgtgatagttccctgcccgagatctgctttacacagtgtgcagtcaggcgggaactccgactcctggacgtccataagtcgagcgggccagacggcatccctgcagtggttctgaaaacgtgcgcccctgagctgacgcctgcgctaacgcgtttgtatcgcctctcttattgcactaacagggttccgtcttcatggaagactgcccacgtccaccctatccccaagaagggtgaccggtcggacccatcgagctataggcctatcgcgataacttccttgctttccaaggtgatggagcgaataattaatatacaactcctgaagtatctggaggatcgccagctgatcagtgaccgacagtacggtttccgtcacggtcgctcagctggcgatcttcttgtataccttactcacaggtgggctgaagccttggaaagcaagggcgaggctcttgctgtgagccttgatatcgcgaaggccttcgacagggtctggcatagggcacttctatcgaagttaccatcttacggaatccccgagggtctctgcaagtggatcgctagctttttggatgggcggagcatcacggtcgttgtagacggtgactgttctgataccatgaccattaacgctggcgttccacaaggttcggtgctctcccccacgcttttcatcctgtatatcaatgacatgctgtctattgatggcatgcattgctatgcagatgacagcacgggggatgcgcgatatatcggccatcagagtctctctcggagcgtggtgcaagagagacgatcaaaacttgtgtctgaagtggagaactctctggggcgagtctccgaatggggtgaattgaacttggttcaattcaacccgataaagacacaagtttgcgcgttcactgcgaagaaggacccctttgtcatggcgccgcaattccaaggagtatccctgcaaccttccgagagtatcgggatacttggggtcgacatttcgagcgatgtccagtttcggagtcatttggaaggcaaagccaagttggcgtccaaaatgctgggagtcctcaacagagcgaagcggtacttcacgcctggacaaagacttttgctttataaagcacaagtccggcctcgcatggagtactgctcccatctctgggctggggctcccaaataccagcttcttccatttgactccatacagaggagggccgttcggattgtcgataatcccattctctcggatcgtttggagcctctgggtctgcggagggacttcggttccctctgtattttgtaccgtatgttccatggggagtgctctgaggaattgttcgagatgataccagcatctcgtttttaccatcgcaccgcccgccaccggagtagagttcatccatactacctggagccactgcggtcatccacagtgcgtttccagagatcttttttgccacgtaccatccggctatggaatgagctcccctccacggtgtttcccgagcgctatgacatgtccttcttcaaacgaggcttgtggagagtattaagcggtaggcagcggcttggctctgcccctggcattgctgaagtccatgggcgacggtaaccactcaccatcaggtgggccgtatgcccgtctgcctacaaaggcaataaaaaaaaaaaaaaaaaaaaaaaaaaacacaaaacaaacgactaacaaatatatgaaaatacaataatgagagaaacgcgcgatcagtacgaggctttgtggcggactgccggcgcagcagcccggcgtcacctgcgataacgcatttcgtgtgacatgcgcaatcaggcgcataacgcatttcgtgtgacatgctagtacgattttggtccccataattttcataccccgggcctatatatgtaaatcgattctaaaggagtaaactccaattatataagaagtattgattatatgatatatattgatttttaatagaacatcatatattaataaagcttattaacaaaaaaattattgttctatgttaataagaactctgtttaatggaaaatttaatggtaggtacgtagatttctgatggttttcatgttgaatttggtgggaagccagattaattgttggcatcaccgaaaaagagctatgaatggattaaaagaaaaatggcgtctatttacgtttgtagtgcgaagttaaaatggcactgatacagcttgtggcttgtttttttttcgaaaatcgtgaaagtttccgtgtaatcatggtgaacacttttaatgtaagtggttttaagcgagaatcgtctccagtttgtggaatatccttccatatgtcagattcattgataaatttttactagtgtgagcatatatttttaaaatgtgagatattttttctcattataatatttaataccatttgtcttgtaaattgtacttaatctatgtcatatactaaatttgaaaaaacaatcgtgaaaactataattttgcaatgtatttttcatattataagagccatcacgtggtattttttgaactttttttattgtattgaatagcgtcgcacggaagcatgtatatcatttgcctgacgttaagcgaacgagtaggatcttctagtaaatatgacgttggaatttctggaaaatgtcctatataaaggtcaaacaagaagaatcaagtactcaaacgcaagaaataaaaaataccccgagaaaagcaaaattacgacaagatgttaaggtattgaaacaaaaacttaaaagtcgcgaaatagtgattgtaaatataaagtcgattttagatttattaaagaaaaatggcgatttttaattgaattgaaatttaaattgcgaaattttaatgatactcatggtccacttagatattgattaaaataaattatgtatttcgttgaaaaaaaagaatttacttaaaatagaggaaatgttatattataagactacagaaaattaactgaacttaataataataatatgtataaccaatattttgtaaatagagatcaagtactatgtgtatcgtgttatgtgtattgacttgtcatttaagagttatttaattgtctacatataacaaataaatgaatttcagttcatttcattttattacccattgtgttttatttcctaaaatgtaactagtagacttaatatacacgtgtcattaaaatagcacagaagtaaaaatacaaacaattttaaatcaattgaagatgtgaatgtaggaaaagagcacccgatacgcgcagaccatgtgtgttgcagtgtctcactcagtgtgtcaaatattaatttgcacggcccacttagccagtacattaaagtaggaattgcgtaattaagttcaacataatatattatttaagtcgcggttgagtattcggacgttaaacacgagtttgaggaagtttaagtaatagaactgaggtaatgatgtttgtaataaaactcagtgctagattttcgacaacgcagcaatttccaaaaaaaaccgtcgaaaaaaagtcaccatgacgacgaagcaatgtttagaattgaatttacataaataaaaggttgcaagcacgtgttttgtatttacatagggttacacagaattacttaaggtaaattcaaaacttatgcatgtgtataattttgtcctataattaaattatatatggtcaccacattagacaaggacaccgcgaccaaaaagtattctctttcgagaccgatttctcggcattagacagcactccagttgtaggtacttattaactccatgggagCGGCAACGTCGCGGCGGCCGCGACACCCTGCGCGGCGATCCTTCCGACTGCTTTTTTTgaggtattttatgacctggtaactaaaacctttaggtcatgtcttaatttattaatatattcttatttttatgaaaaatgataataggtattttttactttttttattaattataggtaattaaatgaaatgagatgagatgatatgggatgaaatataagctcagtaaaatggtggtcatttactaagatttttcagtggactttttggaagatcccgagaagttacgctcCAGCGGCTTCTCtttattttcccacacttgtgcactttcacagatattaaacagttaataaaccaccgttattacatatttaaaaccgaagaaatactaaacagacaaaataaaacaaatcacacaacttcactcttcgcgttcccgccaaaaagtccgtccGCCTGCTTCCAAGCGAGTtgtccatagattatacaaataTACACGTAATATTTGGGGTTGTCAGTTGACGCGCGACTCTTCATTTAAGCATTTTACTGTTTCAAATACGTTCTGTTATTGTTgttagcatagattatacacttaatatattcgagagtTGTTAGTGTACATGGTGAATTGATGATACCGTATGTATAACAAACTACAGTATCCGGCGATAATTATTATACATCGACCTTTGGAAAGAGGCAATCG
This is a stretch of genomic DNA from Bombyx mori chromosome 23, ASM3026992v2. It encodes these proteins:
- the LOC134198651 gene encoding uncharacterized protein LOC134198651; this translates as MYENSDYHYIEPYVELTTGVGVVHSVKFEPMDSIHNNANEEPLEKGKKRRRNEENWKKNVTKKARLEGLPYHSHVAKKVTEMGGRVLKPPCKCRAKCYDRLTEASRQQIFDDFWKKCNNWEQRRQFVANRVTKELKVRTKVNSSWQEDRRKFNYRYSLEVKDREINVCKVMFLNTLSIGEKYVKISVEKKTDSGITEGDRRGRHQPANKIPESTIQSIKEHVTAHPIYKSNVTKKSWQPGTDLNKSLMYSQYKESMIQQGKTEKDYAKEWLYRAVLNKMYKSSLGNKKSLTKHSENDEVY